The stretch of DNA GCGTGCAAGGCGAGCTGAGCAACGCCGTCCACTTCACCGAGGCCGCCGACCAGATCGTCGTCGTCCCGGACATCGTGGCCCTCGAAGCCTCGATGGGCACCGTGACCAGTGGTTACGCCTCGGGCACCCTCACCAAGGAGGACCGCGCGGACGCGGAATCCCTGATGAACGACGTGTCCGAGCAGGCCCGGAACCCCGAACTGGATCCCGCCGTCGCGAGTTCCATCAACCAGACCGTGTCGGACGGCCGCGCCCTCCTGAATCTGATGGATTCTCCCGGTGTCGCCACCGATCTGCTCGCGGAACGCCAGCGTGCGTTCGCCGCGGACTTCATCCGGGAAGTCGACGACATCGTCCGTCCCATCGAGGACAGCGAGGTCGTCGACAAGGGCTACGAGCTGACCAACGCCTGGCAGGCGCAGCGTCGCCTGTTCGAACAGGCCATGGGCCTCGTGATCGTCAAGGACGCGTACGCCGGTCCCGACGGACGGGAGAAAGCCCGCACGGGCGACATCCCCACCTCGGCCGTCGTCGCCGCCGCCGGCGCCGAATCGAGCCTCCTCGACGTCCTCGACCGGTACTACCCGAAGGGCGACGAGCGCCTCCAAGCCCTGCGGAACAACATCAACGACCGCAACGCCCTCATCGACCAGGGTCTGGCCGACGCGGCGCGCGGCGGGGTGCTGCCCATCCTGCAGCTGCGTTCCTCCCTCATCGCGAGCCGCGACGTCTACCAGGAACTGACCAGCGCAGCGGCGAAGGACATCGCGGCCACCGTGCAGATCCGCGCCGCCGAGACCAGGTCCGCCGCGCTGCGCGACACGGCGATCGTCCTCGGAACGCTGCTCGCCGCGCTCGTCCTCGCGCTCCTGGTGTCGCGGTCGCTGATCGGCCCGATCCGCCGCCTGCGATACGGCGCGCTGAAGGCCGCCCGCCGCGACCTTCCGGACGCGATCGAGCAGATCAAGGCGAGCGACGATCCCAGGGCGCTGTCGTTCGAGCCGGTGGCCGTGCACTCGTCCGAGGAGATCGGGCAGCTCGCCCGCGCCGTGGACGACATCCACGGGCAGGCGCTCAAGCTCGCCGGTGAGCAGGCACAGCTGCGCCTGCAGATCAATGACATGTTCGAAACGCTCGCCCGTCGAAGCAAGTCGCTCGTCGACCAGCAGCTCGGCCTGATCGAGAACCTCGAGTTCGAGGAGAAGGATCCGAAGCGGCTCGAGAGCCTGTTCCGGCTCGACCACCTCGCCGCGCGTATGCGCCGGAACGGTGAGAACCTGCTGATTCTGGCCGGCACCCGCGTGCGCCGGTCGCAGGCGGCGCCGATCCCGCTCGGCGACGTGCTGCGCGCCGCGATCTCCGAGGTCGAGGACTACCAGCGGGTGCAGATGGGCGCGACCCCCGAGGGCGCGCTCAGCGGCACCGTCGTCACCGACGTCGTGCATCTGCTCGCCGAACTCGTCGACAACTCGCTGCGCGCCTCGCCGCCGGACACGGTGGTGACGTTCAGCTTCGCCCGCGCCGTCGACGGCGGAGTGCTGCTCGAGATCGCGGACCGCGGCATCGGTATCCCCGCCGACGACATGCGCGCCGTCAACGAACGCCTGGCGTCGGGTGGCGAGGTCGGTCCCGAGACCGCCCGTCACATGGGTCTGTTCGTCGTCAGCCGGCTCGCGAAACGACACGGTCTGACCGTGCGCCTGCGGTCGACGTTCGACACCGCCCGCAACCCCGGTGTGACCGTCAGCATCCACATCCCGAACGCGCTGATCGTGTCGCAGGCCGCGCGGCAGGACACGGGACCGCAGCGGAAGATTCCCGCGTCGCCGGTCCGGACCGCCATCCCCGCTCCCGCGGCCCCCGCACCGCGCAAGGACGAGCCGCAGCTGCCGGCGACCCGCAACGGACTGCCGACCCGCACCCCGTCCACGGCTCCGCCGGCGCCGAGCCCGGCTTCCGCGGTGACGACGGCGTCGGGCACGAGCCTGCCCCGGCGGCAGCCCGGTGCCAGCGGCATCGCGGCCGGCGCGGGATCTGCGGCTGCCCCGGCCGCGCAGTCCCAGGACACGGTCAACGTCCGCGGATCCGGAGCGATGCCGAAGCTGCCCGTGCGGCGGCCGCAGGCAACGACCCCGGACGCCGCGCCGGTGCCGGCGCCATCGCAGCCGCAGCACGCCCCGCAGGCACCGCGCAGCGAGAACCGCGCGGAGGCCCGGACCGCGGAACAGCCGGCGCCCCCGTCGTCGAACGGCGACGATCAGGCACCGGTCCGGCACCGCTACCGCACCAACTCGGCGAAGACCGCGTCGTTCTTCCAGTCGCGGATCGATCCGCCCCCGGCCGAGGCCGCCCCGCGGCCCGGCGGCGGCACCCCGATCTTCTCCGACATGGTGTCCGACTGGCTGACCGATCCGACCGGCGCCGAGGGTGCGCCCGGCGTCTGGCACTCCGCCGGCGACGCCGGATGGTCCGCCGCGGAACGGATCAGCGAGACCCCCGTCGAGGTCGACCCGGAGATCGGACTGCCGAAGCGGCGGCCCGGCGACCGGCTGGTTCCCGGCACGGTCGAGGGCGCGCACAATACGGGGACCCTGCGCCGGGTGCGCGACCCTGAGACAATTCGCGCCAATCTCAGTCGTCACCAGCAGGGCGTCCGAAACGGCAGGGCCACGAGGCTCGCGGAACGTAACAGCATTGAAGGAGACCGATGAACACCGCTCATGGATCCGACGTCACGCGACCTCTCGACTGGTTGGTATCGAACTTCGCCAG from Rhodococcus opacus B4 encodes:
- a CDS encoding sensor histidine kinase, coding for MSDDSPPRAKFWDIEGWGLRWKVTAVLAVPVTVAMVLGGLRVQGELSNAVHFTEAADQIVVVPDIVALEASMGTVTSGYASGTLTKEDRADAESLMNDVSEQARNPELDPAVASSINQTVSDGRALLNLMDSPGVATDLLAERQRAFAADFIREVDDIVRPIEDSEVVDKGYELTNAWQAQRRLFEQAMGLVIVKDAYAGPDGREKARTGDIPTSAVVAAAGAESSLLDVLDRYYPKGDERLQALRNNINDRNALIDQGLADAARGGVLPILQLRSSLIASRDVYQELTSAAAKDIAATVQIRAAETRSAALRDTAIVLGTLLAALVLALLVSRSLIGPIRRLRYGALKAARRDLPDAIEQIKASDDPRALSFEPVAVHSSEEIGQLARAVDDIHGQALKLAGEQAQLRLQINDMFETLARRSKSLVDQQLGLIENLEFEEKDPKRLESLFRLDHLAARMRRNGENLLILAGTRVRRSQAAPIPLGDVLRAAISEVEDYQRVQMGATPEGALSGTVVTDVVHLLAELVDNSLRASPPDTVVTFSFARAVDGGVLLEIADRGIGIPADDMRAVNERLASGGEVGPETARHMGLFVVSRLAKRHGLTVRLRSTFDTARNPGVTVSIHIPNALIVSQAARQDTGPQRKIPASPVRTAIPAPAAPAPRKDEPQLPATRNGLPTRTPSTAPPAPSPASAVTTASGTSLPRRQPGASGIAAGAGSAAAPAAQSQDTVNVRGSGAMPKLPVRRPQATTPDAAPVPAPSQPQHAPQAPRSENRAEARTAEQPAPPSSNGDDQAPVRHRYRTNSAKTASFFQSRIDPPPAEAAPRPGGGTPIFSDMVSDWLTDPTGAEGAPGVWHSAGDAGWSAAERISETPVEVDPEIGLPKRRPGDRLVPGTVEGAHNTGTLRRVRDPETIRANLSRHQQGVRNGRATRLAERNSIEGDR